Genomic DNA from Candidatus Korarchaeota archaeon NZ13-K:
CCGACTAGTATCTTCGCCCTAACCTGTATGACCTCTCCGGCAACGCCTGTGCGCCCTATTATCTCGACAACCTCAGCATAGAATCCCTTATCCGCTTCCTGGGACATTCAGCTCACCATCCATGAAAAAGGTGGTCAGTGAAATTTAAAGGTAGCTCAGCCTCAGGAACCCTTGATCTCCTTCATCTTGTCCTTCAGAGCCTCTAACAGACTCTTGGCCTGTCCTGCGTCGAGCACAGCCACCGAGGAGGCTGATACCTCGAGACCCGCGGCCTTGCCCAGTTCCTCCTTCGATGGGACATATGCGTATGGTATACCCTTGTCCTCGCAGAGCAGTGGTAGATGTGCCACTATCTCCGGAGGATTGACGTCCTCAGCTATAACGACGAAGAGGGCCTCTCCTCTCTCCACGGCCTTGGTCGTCTCATTTACTCCCTTCCTCAGCTTTCCTCCCGTGGTCCGGGACATCTGGACCAGCTCGAGGATCTTGGGTACGAGGTCCTTGGGGACCTCAAACCTCACGTAGGAGGGTTTGTCCCGCGTCATCCTTCATTCCCCCCCATCCTCCTGACCTAGGAATATAAAAACGTGAGTCTCGATCTCGCCAGGGAGAGGAGGGGCTCCAGAA
This window encodes:
- a CDS encoding 50S ribosomal protein L7ae encodes the protein MTRDKPSYVRFEVPKDLVPKILELVQMSRTTGGKLRKGVNETTKAVERGEALFVVIAEDVNPPEIVAHLPLLCEDKGIPYAYVPSKEELGKAAGLEVSASSVAVLDAGQAKSLLEALKDKMKEIKGS